A segment of the Carya illinoinensis cultivar Pawnee chromosome 1, C.illinoinensisPawnee_v1, whole genome shotgun sequence genome:
atttaactttcaactttcatctaaaactatctcatctcactatccaaactataCCTAAATCTTCACCAAGCAAAAAAAGTTACCAAAAATTTTAGGGACATTTAATATTCCTTTACACGTGCCCTTTGATTATGAAGAAAAAACTGCTAATAATatgcaattcaaaatttttataaactagGAAAAAAATCGAGGTTAATATAACTGAGTAAAATTACTTTCACACCAAAAGATATATCTACCTTTCAAAAGTACAAAGAATATTTCTTACCATTGACATTACCAAactcatataattataaactatttctgtttttattttccatAAGAACGCATGCATTCATTTGTTAGAGAAGGCTGCCCGTGTCATGTAAGACAAATGAAACTATATATCCAATCATTAGAGATTATCCAATCTCCCAAAAGCATATCACCCCatccaacaaaaaagaaaaagaaaaagaggcacCAGAAAGCAATTGACCTGAATTGAAGTTAATCAATGGGCAGCCCGTATTGCCTGTGATGAAGCACTGAACCAAATCTAGATAAACAAGCATAAATTATCAGGCAGAAGTACAAGGAAAAGCATAAATCAAAACCTGAAAAAGACATGATACATGACTAGGTTTAAGCTTCACATTGCCTCTTCGAGGGAATATATCCGAAACTCATATAGAACTTCGTGGGCTGAAATTGGATGCCGTGTCAGGGATGTTGCAGCTACTGTAATTTTGTTGTGGACCTGGCCTTGCAATCCTGGATCAGCTTCCAGATGAGACAGCACACATGCCAAACACGGGCTGCTAAAAATCTCCCACAAGGTGAAAAATGAGCACCCACTGCAACTTATCTGTACAAGTAAACATCCCTCCGCTGTATGTATCGTGTATCATACACATTATATAGATATGTAGTTTGATAAGTTGTCTACAAATTAATGTTACTAAAAGAAGAAAGGCAGAAAAGGTATCTAGTTCCATAATGGGGGAAACAAGGGTAGTTAGAATAATATCAATATCTGTATCTCCAAGCTAAATGTTACTCCAAGAAAGAACTACGTTCAGATAAGTAAAATTACCAAAAAGTCCTACTTCCATTTACAGATTTCTGAATGTTTATGGTAGCAACAAGCTCAAAACAGagtttaaaagataaaaataaaaggagaatattatttaatggttaGAGCTACAAAGTACAACATGCGGTATAGTTAAGCCACACTCTTCTGCATCAAGAAGAGCACATGGATCTTTAACATCATGCATATTCTTAGCTTCACAGTGCAAGGTAACTCTGCAACAGCCATCaaggttgcaagttcagattgGATTCTGCTTGGAGGGGGCTGAGGATCACTTCCATCAAATGGAATGTGATTGAAGTTAAAACCTTCATTGGATCCAATCTGGACCTCATGCGAGAATGTAAAGAATGCTGATGAGAACTAGATCTTCCAGTAACTCTAGATTGGCTGACACTGATCAGCATAACTGAAGAGCCATGAGATTTTTCATTTCAGTAAATGTTGATAAACTCTCATGGGCTGAAGCATTGACTGAGCCCATGGTGCATTCTGCAGCTTGACTCTGTCCAATTAACCACCCTTGCAAGAAAGGCAGCTcccaacacattttttttaatggcagGGGAACCACCCCAAGgcagagcccttaggactcaTCCGTGAAACCTAAACCCCCAGGAGACTAGCACAGGAACCCACCACCATGACCTCCCACTTAAATCGCAATTTGATCCCAGGGGGAATCGAACTTGTGTGCATAGAACTTGTGACAGGGGGCTTATGCACACAAGTtcactcttaccactagggctACCCACGGGTGGGTAGGTAGCTCCCAATAAATTGGATCACCAAaaggaaagaagcgatcatttcTCTCTTCAGGATGCACTTCCACCGTCTCCATGGCATCCATAGCAGATTGAGGAATCGTGTCATCTGTTTCACTCATTAAAGAATCATTTCCCGTATCCTCTGGCACAGGTGATGAGTTATTAGGATCAATAGGAGACAATAAAAGTTCATACTGCCCTGATAGAGTGGAATATCTCAGAGGCCGCACTGAAGCAGAAGGATCCACTCTTTGTTGCACACTAGCCAAACCTGCATCCCCCCATATGTAGGCTGCAAAGATGTTCTCCCATCATCTTTAGCAAATGAATGCTACACCAAAAAGTGTGAAGACATGAGAGAAAGTTCATCTACCAAATAAGGAAGACCACTTGGATGAGCACCAGCCAAGTACACAGTGGGTGGAGGATAATGCAAGTAACCTGGAGAAGTTGCAAGTGTCTTTGAGCAATCTGATGAATCGAGGTCATTGACCTGCAAATCAGCACAATATCAGAACCAAAAAGAGAGAACATTAAAGGCCAAAAGGCATATAGTGGTATGATACTGCAAAGAGAGGTTACTTTGGAAGTTAAAACATTAAAACAAAAGGGGCTGCATGTGGGTGAAAATGCACAACCTGAAGAGACCGGCGTGTTCTCAGTACAATGGCTGGAGTAGATGTCTCTGCTCTCCAGCCATAATGCCATATATATAgctaataaagaaattataaactagtgtaattaaagaataagtcAACGTTAGACACTGTAAAATCCAAAGCTAAAAAAGCCTCACCTTGTGACCTGAAGCCACAGCAAGAAGCTCCCCCTATGCATGGAACGCAATAGAAGCAATAGGATGATCTGTgaggagaaaaggaaaataactGTCATATCCATATGTAAATTATACAATTTCAACATGATATTCTTCTCCAAATGCTATATAAAATCCCATAGAAGAAATTACAAAGATCATGTAATCCTATACACTGCTGTATTAGCATCCCACAAACAAACTTCATGATCCAAACTTCCACTCACAAGTATTTCAGGATATAAGGGATGAAACCTAACCTGCAAAAGTTCCACTGGAATGTGAAAATGAGAGATGCATAGCACACAGAAAATTCATAGGATAGGTGTATGTTATGTAACTCATTTGGTTAAGATTTTTAACAGGCAATTACCATATGATAGATTTCCATATGGACATCATAGAAATTCctattactaatttaaataaaaattctttccTTCAAAAGCCAAATACAGTATCATGACAGCAAGACTTTAGTATGTATCATGGAACAGACAACGTTTATAGCATATTCTACCTGCCTAACTATAAACAATAAGAATAGAGCCTATAATATAAACTTACCACGCGAGGTTCCTTCAGTGACCACTCAAAACCTTTAAGCAGTTCCTAGTTTTGCAATCAATAATCTTCACGGTATGGTCTCCATTGGAGGAATAAAAACacaatgatattttaaaaattaagcatCTATACGCAAGTCTTTATCCTAACCTTTATAAGGTATAAGATAGACTATAATGGAATCTCACTGCATAGAAGCAACCGTTCTTCCATCGGAGCTGAAGGCTGCTGCAATAGTTGACCTTGGAGGAGGCAATAGTGGACAATATTTGGCTGATAAATGCCACAGCATTTCTGCCTCCACCCTGAAGATATACAACGGCTTATTAAGATTAAACAGATCATTATATGAAAGACCCAAACCAATAACAGATATATTGTGCGTGTGAGTGAGTGAGTGTGCGTGCATGTACGTGTATATCAGACGAGCACAATAAAGAATGCAGACCATACCATGAGACAAAACCTTGCTATACACGAGCACACCAAATAATGTAGACCATACCATGTGACAAGACCTTGCCTTGCATCTTGTACAGCATGCCTTGATCCAAAGGAATCACATCGAGGTTTAGAAGCTTCTCCATAATACTTTTGGTGAGTGCTTCGTCCAAGGTGAAACCTCTCTTCGTGCCAATAGTTCAAAAACATTGCCACCActagcaaaacaaacaatacgTATTAGCAAAAGCAACACCCACCATATTTGGATTTATCGTGATTGATACT
Coding sequences within it:
- the LOC122276149 gene encoding uncharacterized protein LOC122276149 isoform X1, with protein sequence MPRLPQVHRLVLLCLRPAAQSQRTVVAMFLNYWHEERFHLGRSTHQKYYGEASKPRCDSFGSRHAVQDARQGLVTWYGLHYLVCSCIARFCLMGGGRNAVAFISQILSTIASSKVNYCSSLQLRWKNGCFYAIILLLLLRSMHRGSFLLWLQVTRSMTSIHQIAQRHLQLLQHSFAKDDGRTSLQPTYGGMQVWLVCNKEWILLLQCGL
- the LOC122276149 gene encoding uncharacterized protein LOC122276149 isoform X4, producing MPRLPQVHRLVLLCLRPAAQSQRTVVAMFLNYWHEERFHLGRSTHQKYYGEASKPRCDSFGSRHAVQDARQGLVTWVEAEMLWHLSAKYCPLLPPPRSTIAAAFSSDGRTVASMQSSYCFYCVPCIGGASCCGFRSQGQ
- the LOC122276149 gene encoding uncharacterized protein LOC122276149 isoform X2, coding for MPRLPQVHRLVLLCLRPAAQSQRTVVAMFLNYWHEERFHLGRSTHQKYYGEASKPRCDSFGSRHAVQDARQGLVTWYGLHYLVCSCIARFCLMGGGRNAVAFISQILSTIASSKVNYCSSLQLRWKNGCFYAIILLLLLRSMHRGSFLLWLQVTRSMTSIHQIAQRHLQLLQVTCIILHPLCTWLVLIQVVFLICLHMGGCRFG
- the LOC122276149 gene encoding uncharacterized protein LOC122276149 isoform X3; amino-acid sequence: MFLNYWHEERFHLGRSTHQKYYGEASKPRCDSFGSRHAVQDARQGLVTWYGLHYLVCSCIARFCLMGGGRNAVAFISQILSTIASSKVNYCSSLQLRWKNGCFYAIILLLLLRSMHRGSFLLWLQVTRSMTSIHQIAQRHLQLLQHSFAKDDGRTSLQPTYGGMQVWLVCNKEWILLLQCGL